The Malus sylvestris chromosome 8, drMalSylv7.2, whole genome shotgun sequence genomic interval TTCTAtggtttttttccatttttttctttttattttccagtatttaaaacaaataaaaaataaaataaaatgccatttttcagtttcattttaaaatgatactgagtttcttttattttatttctgcttgagaaatttgtaattgtaacGATTACACATTTCTATAATGTTATCAATTCACGTGTTATAACATGAGTGGATTGATAATAACGTGACAATATAAATCACTAGAAAACTTCTCTAGTTTCTGAATAGATTTTCATATCGATTTATACATGATTATTGTATGTTTAAAGCTGGTGCGGTAACCCATTTTTTACCctaatttttggtaattttatacTTGATCAGGCGTTGGACATGTTATTTTTGAGTAATTTCAGGTTGCTGGGGCTGTATGCCCCTCTGCAAACACAAGTTCGGATcctcatttttattatttagattATATTAACGTATCGCTCGAAGTAAAAACATGTTACAAATCACATATTAATTATCGTCGAAAGTAGTACATAAAAAGATCAAGTaacaaacaaaatcaaatacaaGTAGGAGTAGGATTGTGTATATACATCACCCAAGATTTGGTCTATGCGTCTATACTTCTCaccaaaaagaaaacacaaGTTGAACTAACAAGATGAACAAAAAAAAGACATGAacagaagaaggagaagaagcctCGGAGGCGTAAAAGTAGTAGTAAGGATGTGAACTGTTATTCGCCACTCCTGCTCctgttgttgctgttgttggCACTGGACCAGCAGGAGGCATGCCGTAGAAGTACATAAACCGAGTAGGAGGAGGAGCGCCTTGCGAAGGATATGATGGGGGGCATTGTTTTGGCGGTGAGGGAGGTGGCAAAGGTGATTGTTTTGGTGGCGAGGGAGGTGGAGAAATGTAGTAATATTGAGGTGGAGAGTGGTATGCTGGTGGCGGTGATTGTAGAGGTGATGGCGGTGGACCTGAAGGCTCGagttgaggaggaggaggtggtgaACATATGACTGGACATGTAGTGCAGTCACTGATACATATTAAACCAGTCTCAGGATCCACCGTTTGATCTCCATATGTGAACCTGGAAAACATGATCATCCCGAAAATCGCGGCCATCAAGGACCGGGGAATCCATTTCCCTACCATGAATCTCAAAGCTCTGGAGTTAGCCATCTGACAGAAGCATAACCTTGAAAACTGACCAAGTTGTGAGGTAGCCTTCAGAAAATTTTGTTCTTCTTATCTGCCTTTTTATACAAAAGTACGTATGGCTCCTCCCACAAGTTTTGATTTAGATGCTTCAGGAAATACGCACAAACAAAACGGGTCACAAAACAGACAATAAAGGGGCATTAAATTGTGACTTACATACGGTCTGAACATTGTCTATTTAGTGTacctgagtttttttttttttattaggagTTTGTAACCGGTTTTATTTCCGCTTTTATTTGTAATATTCTTTCAATTTCATGCGAGAAGGAATCCTAAGAAAAGTTTCAATGACAATCTAATCCTCCACCTCTggtttctacttttttttttctgatgccTTTCTGCAAGCATAATCCACCTTTGTGTGGAACAATTACCCCCTTACAGTAGTGGTGCACTTTATGCTCCTTCTTTTAGTTATACCTTTCTTTGTAAGATGGATCCACAACCCTTTCACTAACTTTTTGCACTTCTAATTCAGCTAATGCAACTCGCAGACTTGCGCATAGCCAAGTTGGTTGAAGCAATATGTTTTCACAGCCCATTTGCGCCCAACTTTGGATCCCACGCCCCATAgtttagattagattagattagattagattagattaTTGTTCGAGTAAATAAAATTTACTGACTTCTTTTAGGCTGGAATTTTCACTTGAGTATAAAGTCTTGCAGGTTTCCTTTTGAGTCACTACACTTTAAATCTTCTCAAACTTCAACTGCAGAGGGAAGTGATCATCTTATAGTATGAACAGGCAGAACATGAACACAAAGAACAAATAACAAAGATTTTCTAATCACAAACCCACCAAAGATTTAGCTTAAACCAATCAGTGAAAGAAGCCTAAGACTAtcaaccttttctttttccttataTCAGTTTCCTATTATCTACAAACACTCCAGTTTCTTCAATTGTAACTAGCTTTCCGGCCTTTCGTTCCTTGCGTCATCAAGTGGTTTTGAattctcttcatcttctttgtacTTCTGCACTATGTTTCAACTCCACCCCCGGAGCTACTCTTATCCAGTGGCTCCTGGTTATTCAACAATGTAGCATATTTAGGTGCTAGCAGATAAAAACTACAATAGAAAAGAGGACCGCGAATTGTTAATACTTAATAGCACTCCAAAATAGTTATTCTGCACTCGTGTTTTTCTCTCTTATTTTCTTCAATTAGAAATGAGTGCAGGATTACTATTTTGAAGTGTCAATAGCCGCGTCCAAACGAGTCTATCAGTTAATGTTACTAACCTGACTACATGTAGGTGACGTTCTTGATGTGGAAGGACGCGGCGCAGAGCTTCGAGTTGGACTATAATTGAACCCAGGAGGAGTAATGTCGCCAGTCCTTCCAAAGTCTCTTAACCGGTTCAGTTCCGGCACAACAACCGTGCCAAGATCGGGCCTGTCCTTCTTCCTTAGCTCTGTGCATTGTAATGCCAAGTTAGCGAACGCTAGAGCCTCTTCGATTGGCCAGTCGGTCA includes:
- the LOC126632723 gene encoding leucine-rich repeat extensin-like protein 1 encodes the protein MANSRALRFMVGKWIPRSLMAAIFGMIMFSRFTYGDQTVDPETGLICISDCTTCPVICSPPPPPQLEPSGPPPSPLQSPPPAYHSPPQYYYISPPPSPPKQSPLPPPSPPKQCPPSYPSQGAPPPTRFMYFYGMPPAGPVPTTATTGAGVANNSSHPYYYFYASEASSPSSVHVFFLFILLVQLVFSFW